One Channa argus isolate prfri chromosome 15, Channa argus male v1.0, whole genome shotgun sequence DNA segment encodes these proteins:
- the jpt2 gene encoding jupiter microtubule associated homolog 2, which produces MTSTNMFQGLDTGSKPSSRVLRPPGGGSSNLFGGYEDDSVSRRPNKMASTVFAPPEEPQSAPKRSNPPGGKSSGIFGEPEPPAQPQRPTHPVGPTSNIFGAAESAPVQSPSRSHPNKPKDNLCVGPEPESPAPEPQVTQPEVKEEPAPPAPVPAMEEPAPVLAPPQPEPTDSDSSASLPDEASLKKHEPHLGPRPRSHNRVLNPPGGKSSVVFY; this is translated from the exons aTGACTTCGACGAACATGTTTCAAGGGCTGGACACTGGTTCAAAACCAAGTTCAAG GGTGTTGCGGCCTCCTGGAGGTGGTTCCAGTAATCTGTTTGGTGGCTACGAAGATGATTCGGTATCAAGGAGACCTAACAAGATGGCATCCACAGTTTTTGCTCCGCCAGAGGAGCCCCAGAGTGCACCCAAACGCTCTAATCCTCCAG GTGGGAAGAGCAGTGGAATATTCGGGGAACCTGAGCCCCCAGCTCAGCCACAGAGGCCCACGCATCCAGTTGGACCAACCAGCAACATATTTGGAGCTGCAGAAAGTGCACCTGTCCAGAGTCCGAGCCGAAGCCACCCAAACAAGCCAAAG GATAATCTATGTGTGGGACCTGAGCCTGAATCACCAG CTCCAGAACCTCAGGTCACCCAACCTGAGGTGAAGGAAGAACCTGCCCCCCCTGCTCCTGTGCCAGCTATGGAAGAACCTGCTCCTGTCTTAGCACCTCCACAACCTGAGCCCACTGATTCTGATTCTTCCGCTTCACTTCCTGATGAGGCTTCCCTGAAGAAACACGAGCCTCACCTGGGACCCAGGCCTCGATCTCACAACAGGGTCCTCAACCCACCTGGAGGAAAGTCTAGTGTGGTATTCTACTGA
- the cramp1 gene encoding protein cramped-like isoform X1, whose amino-acid sequence MVKRKKTSPTTEEYENGMTPGSREGIGVDGRRNTSRKTEGCDEEESGEQASEERSTKGDDGVEILNPSATGLSLGSAPVLPASPPNRTGLGTTQQTSAEPAPPCQDQHHFLRSSVRPPSKRIRKDSVGSTINGHGGAKSKGAENGSSSQGTVGLSGPVASSTGAVSKSSKSQGCAEKEEQAGNQKRARRQWESWSAEDKNSFFEGLYEYGKDFEAIQNNIAMKYKKRGKPANMVKNKEQVRHFYYRTWHKISKHIDFATVYSRVLKKSSQELYGLICYAELRKKVGGLMDDKNVAKLNELIQQGATTVRSKGRNLRIKAPMCRALKKLCDPDGVSDEEDQKPVRLPLKVAVELQPRSNHSWARVQSLAHNPRLRMVVELHRKVSSLIEYLKQKWACHDQRILKSLMEREALESGQSSTASPSKSQPEELCLFPAESSTLTTLPGVARVVHSKASCTVHWLETGKTRPNAKELPAAQILGIHTAPTPRTGAKSGRGSVTAVTAGGAPLTSMGESRRMEPTNSEVSPESSAKMEEKRPLSVSVTASSQQTVAPREEGSGLGPSEVGKSCTTVDATGGLAVTKNTERLCGGVETSSEPCKEEQNTSTSSPEANHTLTAKPLVTEEGASQGSAPAAKERSVEQIREEGWSARDAENVTLAELYLMFGKPGKLQLEYEWQPVEVPPTNPENGQAMPQPKPNRTHRVLRCLLKLVATEVNPKPLAPELCSTATSPLKTQQEEQNQALTPPGKGVVAGVRSPSCGRQQASLRGARLHSANTGASGGRNLPRSLLGSTAGSDSEGGLFAVPTTLPPNSSRHNRMFSPNKEAELAFRQQLDSISMQSDLFYSRQRKPRNRQLRKPLVVQRTLLPRTTGDTPQHVCSFSILSNSSATGTGSFRPIHTRLAPSARPLISKASSAVPGSAAVSQLSSAIDLAAKSAGIIPGSPCQELDSPTVDDNPLLASTPIVDAEPDSEVLQQNVPENGLPPPSPGVTGGGDSLLSPPSVASLLDISLPGPPEEPLAPGEPQTQISDSIIELAINSAHYGEEATLSPAKLSSNDGSKLLASSPSVSPSRGWIPSPSHDPQWYPSDSSDSTLGCLLSSMVSPDKGRRTTLTPSGPSSGTALLGPSLLDCNSHDSFQSRGLPDVTEMDSQLACMMSESSVDYIARFNDLAQELAVTEPSLPPS is encoded by the exons ATGGTGAAGAGAAAGAAGACGTCGCCTACTACCGAAGAATACGAAAATGG AATGACACCGGGCTCCAGGGAGGGGATCGGTGTCGATGGGAGGAGGAATACGTCCAGAAAGACCGAAGGTTGCGACGAGGAGGAGAGCGGAGAGCAGGCGAGCGAGGAGCGCAGTACAAAGGGAGACGACGGAGTGGAAATTCTTAATCCATCAGCCACGGGTCTCAGCCTCGGTTCAGCTCCGGTCCTCCCTGCATCTCCGCCGAACCGAACCGGGCTAGGCACAACCCAGCAGACCTCAGCGGAGCCCGCCCCTCCGTGTCAGGACCAGCATCATTTTCTCCGATCAAGCGTTCGCCCTCCAAGCAAACGGATCCGGAAGGATTCAGTCGGCTCCACCATCAATGGACATGGCGGGGCAAAATCGAAAG GGGCAGAAAATGGTTCTTCCTCACAGGGAACAGTGGGACTGTCGGGCCCTGTGGCCAGCTCCACAGGGGCAGTGTCCAAGTCCTCTAAGAGCCAAGGGTGTGCTGAGAAAGAGGAGCAAGCTGGTAACCAGAAAAGGGCTCGTCGGCAGTGGGAGTCTTGGAGCgcagaagacaaaaacagcttCTTTGAGGGCCTCTATGAG TATGGAAAGGACTTTGAGGCTATCCAGAACAACATTGCAATGAAGTACAAAAAAAGAGGCAAGCCAGCCAATATGGTGAAGAACAAGGAGCAGGTCCGTCACTTTTACTATCGCACCTGGCACAAGATCTCCAAACACATCGACTTTGCCACTG TGTACTCCCGAGTGCTGAAGAAATCCTCTCAAGAACTTTATGGTCTCATCTGCTATGCTGAACTCCGCAAAAAAGTTGGAGGAT TAATGGATGATAAGAACGTGGCAAAGCTGAATGAGCTCATCCAGCAGGG GGCGACCACCGTGCGCTCCAAAGGGAGGAACTTGCGAATCAAAGCACCAATGTGCCGTGCACTAAAGAAACTTTGCGACCCGGATG GAGTAAGTGATGAGGAGGACCAAAAGCCAGTGCGTCTGCCCCTGAAGGTGGCAGTGGAGCTCCAACCACGCAGTAACCACTCCTGGGCCCGTGTTCAGAGTCTAGCTCATAACCCTCGCCTCAG GATGGTGGTGGAGCTTCACAGGAAAGTGTCCAGCCTCATTGAGTACCTGAAACAGAAGTGGGCGTGTCACGACCAGCGTATT CTTAAGAGCCTCATGGAGAGGGAGGCTCTGGAGAGTGGACAGTCCAGCACAGCCTCTCCCAGCAAATCCCAGCCAGAGGAGCTGTGTCTTTTCCCTGCTGAGAGCAGCACCTTGACGACGCTGCCTGGTGTTGCTCGTGTGGTTCACTCCAAGGCCTCCTGCACGGTGCATTGGTTGGAGACTGGTAAAACCCGGCCTAATGCCAAGGAATTGCCAGCTGCCCAAATCCTGGGCATCCACACAGCCCCTACACCTCGGACTGGCGCCAAATCTGGACGGGGAAGCGTCACAGCTGTCACTGCAGGTGGTGCTCCATTGACTTCTATGGGTGAAAGCCGCAGAATGGAGCCTACTAACTCAGAGGTGTCACCAGAAAGTTCTGCAAAGATGGAGGAGAAGAGAcccctttctgtttctgtcactgCTTCCTCTCAGCAGACTGTGGCTCCCAGAGAAGAGGGATCTGGGTTGGGACCCTCTGAGGTGGGTAAGAGCTGCACTACTGTGGATGCCACTGGTGGTTTAGCAGTGACTAAAAATACAGAGAGGTTGTGTGGTGGTGTAGAGACCTCATCAGAGCCCTGCAAAGAGGAGCAGAACACCAGCACCTCCTCCCCAGAGGCCAACCACACTCTTACCGCTAAACCTCTGGTGACAGAGGAGGGCGCGTCGCAGGGCTCTGCACCCGCAGCCAAAGAACGGAGTGTGGAGCAGATCAGAGAGGAGGGCTGGAGCGCCCGTGATGCCGAGAACGTCACACTGGCTGAGCTCTACCTAATGTTTGGGAAGCCAGGAAAGCTCCAGCTTGAGTATGAGTGGCAACCCGTTGAAGTTCCCCCCACCAACCCAGAAAATGGACAAGCAATGCCACAACCCAAACCCAACAGGACACACCGGGTTTTGCGCTGCCTGCTCAAGCTGGTTGCCACTGAGGTTAATCCTAAACCTTTG gcTCCAGAGCTGTGCTCCACAGCCACATCACCACTCAAGACACAGCAGGAGGAGCAGAACCAGGCCCTCACACCTCCAGGAAAGGGTGTTGTAGCGGGTGTCCGCAGCCCTAGCTGTGGACGACAACAGGCCTCACTTCGAGGGGCCAGGTTACACTCTGCAAATACTGGAGCCTCAG GTGGACGCAACCTTCCACGCTCTCTGCTCGGCTCGACAGCCGGAAGCGATTCAGAGGGCGGTCTGTTCGCAGTGCCCACCACGCTCCCTCCGAACAGCTCACGGCACAACAGAATGTTCTCCCCCAACAAGGAGGCCGAGCTCGCCTTCAGACAGCAGCTCGACTCCATAAGT ATGCAGTCAGATCTTTTTTATTCTAGACAGAGAAAACCTCGAAACAGGCAACTTCGGAAACCACTTGTAGTTCAG CGAACACTGCTTCCCCGGACTACAGGAGACACTCCTCAGCATGTCTGCTCCTTCTCCATTCTCTCCAACTCCTCTGCCACAG GAACTGGATCCTTTCGGCCAATCCATACTCGCCTGGCTCCTTCCGCCCGCCCCCTCATTTCCAAAGCTTCCTCTGCAGTGCCTGGCTCTGCAGCGGTGAGCCAACTCTCCA GTGCCATTGACCTTGCTGCTAAGTCTGCAGGCATCATCCCTGGCAGTCCCTGTCAGGAGCTGGATTCCCCCACTGTGGATGACAACCCTCTGCTCGCTTCTACGCCCATTGTCGATGCTGAACCAGACTCTGAGGTCCTCCAGCAAAATGTCCCAGAG AATGGGCTGCCTCCACCTTCACCCGGAGTGACCGGTGGTGGagactccctcctctctccgccCAGCGTAGCCTCGCTCCTGGACATCTCGCTGCCTGGCCCCCCTGAAGAACCTCTAGCCCCTGGGGAACCGCAAACACAGATCAGTGACTCCATCATTGAGCTCGCCATCAACTCTGCCCACTATG gTGAGGAAGCCACACTCTCTCCAGCAAAGCTGAGCAGCAACGACGGCTCCAAGCTGCTGGCCTCGTCTCCTTCTGTCAGTCCATCCAGAGGCTGGATCCCATCACCCAGCCACGACCCCCAGTGGTATCCCAGTGACTCATCAGACTCCACACTGGGATGCCTTCTTT CCAGCATGGTGTCTCCTGATAAGGGACGGCGAACCACCCTAACCCCCTCGGGCCCCTCCAGTGGCACAGCTTTGCTTGGTCCCAGCTTGCTGGACTGCAACTCCCATGACTCCTTCCAGTCCCGTGGCCTTCCTGATGTCACAGAA ATGGACTCCCAGCTTGCTTGTATGATGAGTGAGAGCAGCGTGGACTACATCGCTCGCTTCAACGACCTGGCTCAGGAGTTGGCTGTGACCGAGCCCTCACTCCCACCGTCCTGA
- the cramp1 gene encoding protein cramped-like isoform X2, which produces MTPGSREGIGVDGRRNTSRKTEGCDEEESGEQASEERSTKGDDGVEILNPSATGLSLGSAPVLPASPPNRTGLGTTQQTSAEPAPPCQDQHHFLRSSVRPPSKRIRKDSVGSTINGHGGAKSKGAENGSSSQGTVGLSGPVASSTGAVSKSSKSQGCAEKEEQAGNQKRARRQWESWSAEDKNSFFEGLYEYGKDFEAIQNNIAMKYKKRGKPANMVKNKEQVRHFYYRTWHKISKHIDFATVYSRVLKKSSQELYGLICYAELRKKVGGLMDDKNVAKLNELIQQGATTVRSKGRNLRIKAPMCRALKKLCDPDGVSDEEDQKPVRLPLKVAVELQPRSNHSWARVQSLAHNPRLRMVVELHRKVSSLIEYLKQKWACHDQRILKSLMEREALESGQSSTASPSKSQPEELCLFPAESSTLTTLPGVARVVHSKASCTVHWLETGKTRPNAKELPAAQILGIHTAPTPRTGAKSGRGSVTAVTAGGAPLTSMGESRRMEPTNSEVSPESSAKMEEKRPLSVSVTASSQQTVAPREEGSGLGPSEVGKSCTTVDATGGLAVTKNTERLCGGVETSSEPCKEEQNTSTSSPEANHTLTAKPLVTEEGASQGSAPAAKERSVEQIREEGWSARDAENVTLAELYLMFGKPGKLQLEYEWQPVEVPPTNPENGQAMPQPKPNRTHRVLRCLLKLVATEVNPKPLAPELCSTATSPLKTQQEEQNQALTPPGKGVVAGVRSPSCGRQQASLRGARLHSANTGASGGRNLPRSLLGSTAGSDSEGGLFAVPTTLPPNSSRHNRMFSPNKEAELAFRQQLDSISMQSDLFYSRQRKPRNRQLRKPLVVQRTLLPRTTGDTPQHVCSFSILSNSSATGTGSFRPIHTRLAPSARPLISKASSAVPGSAAVSQLSSAIDLAAKSAGIIPGSPCQELDSPTVDDNPLLASTPIVDAEPDSEVLQQNVPENGLPPPSPGVTGGGDSLLSPPSVASLLDISLPGPPEEPLAPGEPQTQISDSIIELAINSAHYGEEATLSPAKLSSNDGSKLLASSPSVSPSRGWIPSPSHDPQWYPSDSSDSTLGCLLSSMVSPDKGRRTTLTPSGPSSGTALLGPSLLDCNSHDSFQSRGLPDVTEMDSQLACMMSESSVDYIARFNDLAQELAVTEPSLPPS; this is translated from the exons ATGACACCGGGCTCCAGGGAGGGGATCGGTGTCGATGGGAGGAGGAATACGTCCAGAAAGACCGAAGGTTGCGACGAGGAGGAGAGCGGAGAGCAGGCGAGCGAGGAGCGCAGTACAAAGGGAGACGACGGAGTGGAAATTCTTAATCCATCAGCCACGGGTCTCAGCCTCGGTTCAGCTCCGGTCCTCCCTGCATCTCCGCCGAACCGAACCGGGCTAGGCACAACCCAGCAGACCTCAGCGGAGCCCGCCCCTCCGTGTCAGGACCAGCATCATTTTCTCCGATCAAGCGTTCGCCCTCCAAGCAAACGGATCCGGAAGGATTCAGTCGGCTCCACCATCAATGGACATGGCGGGGCAAAATCGAAAG GGGCAGAAAATGGTTCTTCCTCACAGGGAACAGTGGGACTGTCGGGCCCTGTGGCCAGCTCCACAGGGGCAGTGTCCAAGTCCTCTAAGAGCCAAGGGTGTGCTGAGAAAGAGGAGCAAGCTGGTAACCAGAAAAGGGCTCGTCGGCAGTGGGAGTCTTGGAGCgcagaagacaaaaacagcttCTTTGAGGGCCTCTATGAG TATGGAAAGGACTTTGAGGCTATCCAGAACAACATTGCAATGAAGTACAAAAAAAGAGGCAAGCCAGCCAATATGGTGAAGAACAAGGAGCAGGTCCGTCACTTTTACTATCGCACCTGGCACAAGATCTCCAAACACATCGACTTTGCCACTG TGTACTCCCGAGTGCTGAAGAAATCCTCTCAAGAACTTTATGGTCTCATCTGCTATGCTGAACTCCGCAAAAAAGTTGGAGGAT TAATGGATGATAAGAACGTGGCAAAGCTGAATGAGCTCATCCAGCAGGG GGCGACCACCGTGCGCTCCAAAGGGAGGAACTTGCGAATCAAAGCACCAATGTGCCGTGCACTAAAGAAACTTTGCGACCCGGATG GAGTAAGTGATGAGGAGGACCAAAAGCCAGTGCGTCTGCCCCTGAAGGTGGCAGTGGAGCTCCAACCACGCAGTAACCACTCCTGGGCCCGTGTTCAGAGTCTAGCTCATAACCCTCGCCTCAG GATGGTGGTGGAGCTTCACAGGAAAGTGTCCAGCCTCATTGAGTACCTGAAACAGAAGTGGGCGTGTCACGACCAGCGTATT CTTAAGAGCCTCATGGAGAGGGAGGCTCTGGAGAGTGGACAGTCCAGCACAGCCTCTCCCAGCAAATCCCAGCCAGAGGAGCTGTGTCTTTTCCCTGCTGAGAGCAGCACCTTGACGACGCTGCCTGGTGTTGCTCGTGTGGTTCACTCCAAGGCCTCCTGCACGGTGCATTGGTTGGAGACTGGTAAAACCCGGCCTAATGCCAAGGAATTGCCAGCTGCCCAAATCCTGGGCATCCACACAGCCCCTACACCTCGGACTGGCGCCAAATCTGGACGGGGAAGCGTCACAGCTGTCACTGCAGGTGGTGCTCCATTGACTTCTATGGGTGAAAGCCGCAGAATGGAGCCTACTAACTCAGAGGTGTCACCAGAAAGTTCTGCAAAGATGGAGGAGAAGAGAcccctttctgtttctgtcactgCTTCCTCTCAGCAGACTGTGGCTCCCAGAGAAGAGGGATCTGGGTTGGGACCCTCTGAGGTGGGTAAGAGCTGCACTACTGTGGATGCCACTGGTGGTTTAGCAGTGACTAAAAATACAGAGAGGTTGTGTGGTGGTGTAGAGACCTCATCAGAGCCCTGCAAAGAGGAGCAGAACACCAGCACCTCCTCCCCAGAGGCCAACCACACTCTTACCGCTAAACCTCTGGTGACAGAGGAGGGCGCGTCGCAGGGCTCTGCACCCGCAGCCAAAGAACGGAGTGTGGAGCAGATCAGAGAGGAGGGCTGGAGCGCCCGTGATGCCGAGAACGTCACACTGGCTGAGCTCTACCTAATGTTTGGGAAGCCAGGAAAGCTCCAGCTTGAGTATGAGTGGCAACCCGTTGAAGTTCCCCCCACCAACCCAGAAAATGGACAAGCAATGCCACAACCCAAACCCAACAGGACACACCGGGTTTTGCGCTGCCTGCTCAAGCTGGTTGCCACTGAGGTTAATCCTAAACCTTTG gcTCCAGAGCTGTGCTCCACAGCCACATCACCACTCAAGACACAGCAGGAGGAGCAGAACCAGGCCCTCACACCTCCAGGAAAGGGTGTTGTAGCGGGTGTCCGCAGCCCTAGCTGTGGACGACAACAGGCCTCACTTCGAGGGGCCAGGTTACACTCTGCAAATACTGGAGCCTCAG GTGGACGCAACCTTCCACGCTCTCTGCTCGGCTCGACAGCCGGAAGCGATTCAGAGGGCGGTCTGTTCGCAGTGCCCACCACGCTCCCTCCGAACAGCTCACGGCACAACAGAATGTTCTCCCCCAACAAGGAGGCCGAGCTCGCCTTCAGACAGCAGCTCGACTCCATAAGT ATGCAGTCAGATCTTTTTTATTCTAGACAGAGAAAACCTCGAAACAGGCAACTTCGGAAACCACTTGTAGTTCAG CGAACACTGCTTCCCCGGACTACAGGAGACACTCCTCAGCATGTCTGCTCCTTCTCCATTCTCTCCAACTCCTCTGCCACAG GAACTGGATCCTTTCGGCCAATCCATACTCGCCTGGCTCCTTCCGCCCGCCCCCTCATTTCCAAAGCTTCCTCTGCAGTGCCTGGCTCTGCAGCGGTGAGCCAACTCTCCA GTGCCATTGACCTTGCTGCTAAGTCTGCAGGCATCATCCCTGGCAGTCCCTGTCAGGAGCTGGATTCCCCCACTGTGGATGACAACCCTCTGCTCGCTTCTACGCCCATTGTCGATGCTGAACCAGACTCTGAGGTCCTCCAGCAAAATGTCCCAGAG AATGGGCTGCCTCCACCTTCACCCGGAGTGACCGGTGGTGGagactccctcctctctccgccCAGCGTAGCCTCGCTCCTGGACATCTCGCTGCCTGGCCCCCCTGAAGAACCTCTAGCCCCTGGGGAACCGCAAACACAGATCAGTGACTCCATCATTGAGCTCGCCATCAACTCTGCCCACTATG gTGAGGAAGCCACACTCTCTCCAGCAAAGCTGAGCAGCAACGACGGCTCCAAGCTGCTGGCCTCGTCTCCTTCTGTCAGTCCATCCAGAGGCTGGATCCCATCACCCAGCCACGACCCCCAGTGGTATCCCAGTGACTCATCAGACTCCACACTGGGATGCCTTCTTT CCAGCATGGTGTCTCCTGATAAGGGACGGCGAACCACCCTAACCCCCTCGGGCCCCTCCAGTGGCACAGCTTTGCTTGGTCCCAGCTTGCTGGACTGCAACTCCCATGACTCCTTCCAGTCCCGTGGCCTTCCTGATGTCACAGAA ATGGACTCCCAGCTTGCTTGTATGATGAGTGAGAGCAGCGTGGACTACATCGCTCGCTTCAACGACCTGGCTCAGGAGTTGGCTGTGACCGAGCCCTCACTCCCACCGTCCTGA
- the dhrs7b gene encoding dehydrogenase/reductase SDR family member 7B: MDRVMGGGILPLVLASAGVLLLYSILRRLGPAASLQDAVVVITGASSGLGRECAQVFHAAGARLVLCGRDASRLQQVVQKLTARSPDTHGKTRTPSTVIFDLADKDTVEGAAEEILKCYGQVDVLINNAGISYRGNILDTHLSVQREVMETNYFGPIALTQALLPSMVRRRSGHIVVISSVQGKLAIPYRSAYAASKHATQAYFDCLRAEIERYGIPVTVISPGYIRTNLSVNAVTGDGSKHGVLDKTTALGSDPRDVAQAVLKAVRQRSKDVVLAGPLPLLAIYLRTLWPALFFRLMASRARKEQKPKDE; this comes from the exons ATGGATCGTGTTATGGGAGGAGGAATACTGCCTCTGGTTTTAGCAAGTGCGGGGGTTTTGTTGCTTTACAGCATACTGCGCCGTCTCGGACCAGCAGCTTCTCTGCAGGATGCTGTGGTGGTCATCACAGGGGCCAGCTCTGGACTGGGGAGAG aGTGTGCACAGGTTTTCCATGCCGCAGGTGCACGGCTTGTGCTGTGTGGACGAGATGCAAGCCGCCTGCAGCAGGTTGTCCAGAAGCTGACAGCACGTTCACCAGACACACACGGCAAG ACTCGAACCCCCAGCACAGTAATCTTCGACCTGGCTGACAAAGACACAGTGGAGGGAGCTGCGGAGGAGATCCTAAAATGTTACGGCCAAGTGGATGTCCTCATCAATAATGCCGGAATCAGTTACCGTGGGAACATACTGGATACCCACCTTTCAGTTCAACGGGAGGTTATGGAAACTAATTACTTTGGGCCCATTGCTCTTACTCAAG CTCTCTTGCCCTCCATGGTTCGCCGGCGAAGTGGCCACATTGTTGTCATAAGCAGTGTCCAGGGCAAGCTAGCCATTCCATACAGATCAGCTT ATGCGGCCTCCAAGCACGCCACCCAGGCCTACTTTGATTGCCTAAGGGCAGAGATCGAACGCTATGGGATCCCAGTAACTGTGATCAGTCCTGGCTACATTCGCACCAACCTGTCGGTTAACGCCGTCACAGGCGATGGCTCCAAACATGGAG TTCTGGATAAAACCACTGCTCTGGGTTCGGACCCCAGGGATGTGGCCCAGGCAGTACTGAAGGCTGTCCGTCAGAGGAGCAAGGATGTGGTTTTGGCAGGACCTCTGCCCTTGCTGGCCATCTACCTCCGCACATTGTGGCCTGCACTTTTCTTCAGACTCATGGCCTCTCGTGCTCGTAAGGAGCAGAAGCCGAAAGATGAGTGA